Proteins co-encoded in one Chloroflexota bacterium genomic window:
- a CDS encoding HAD family hydrolase: MSDDRQPPPRAVIFDLGGTLVDWPDWEEDSPRRWGLSWDALMAALPRADWPTREVYTAAMRAAELAHWKRVDDEHWSGPASGVLRDGFHRLGRHVHEAELLAALDGYARAVDGWALLEPDARETLTLLRARGYPLGLLSNTWWAADWHNADLAAHGLAGLLDELVYTSDLPHSKPHPTVFQTVAGLLNVEPAACVMIGDRLLDDVGGALGVGMRAVWKANNRPWPRPEEVAPTAVIRDLRELPDLLRTWGGA; this comes from the coding sequence CCGCCGCGCGCCGTCATCTTCGACCTGGGCGGCACCCTGGTCGATTGGCCGGACTGGGAGGAGGACAGCCCGCGCCGCTGGGGACTGTCCTGGGACGCCCTGATGGCGGCCCTGCCCCGGGCAGACTGGCCCACGCGCGAGGTGTACACCGCCGCCATGCGCGCCGCCGAGCTGGCGCACTGGAAGCGCGTGGACGACGAGCACTGGAGCGGTCCGGCCTCTGGCGTCCTGCGCGACGGCTTCCACCGGCTGGGGCGGCACGTCCACGAAGCCGAGCTGCTCGCCGCGCTCGACGGCTACGCCCGTGCCGTGGACGGCTGGGCGCTGCTGGAGCCAGACGCCCGCGAGACGCTCACGCTGCTGCGAGCGCGCGGCTATCCGCTGGGGTTGCTCTCCAACACCTGGTGGGCAGCAGACTGGCACAACGCCGACCTCGCGGCGCACGGTCTGGCCGGCCTGCTGGACGAGCTGGTCTACACCTCAGATCTGCCCCATTCCAAGCCGCACCCGACGGTCTTCCAGACCGTCGCCGGCCTGCTCAACGTCGAGCCGGCCGCCTGCGTGATGATCGGCGACCGTCTGCTGGACGATGTCGGCGGGGCGCTCGGCGTCGGGATGCGGGCCGTCTGGAAGGCGAACAACCGCCCGTGGCCGCGCCCCGAGGAGGTTGCCCCAACCGCCGTCATCCGCGACCTGCGCGAGCTGCCTGACCTGCTGCGAACCTGGGGCGGAGCCTAG